Proteins from one Bombyx mori chromosome 25, ASM3026992v2 genomic window:
- the LOC101740815 gene encoding dynein regulatory complex protein 11, with the protein MANKTYNDLLCETSELIGEATQVDEALFESGVAERSTLQPLLLELRVRYTILLSRLDAVYDQILQPQKRLIVKRLLESCLGRLIEIKHDLVELHLSDFTFDDDEALKKLQVTPYEAEPCIPQYFVRERKEEIKSRRGFIEETLRKLGHEPEKQKPLVLTEQQAVLIIQSHERARQGRLRGQFMKEIRLLKEKGRDQKGEMTPAAATSIQKVWRGFIARRETKRRKRAEQLLIGMDLPTYMESMEIKKAEEVKDFRRQLQVQREKEYQEALEKIEEQLRIQNGVKINEQIGDELRRWIREYYDRTGRFPEFPSEDAGGSRTMYSRQGTGVDSDLSKSSPVSSKESKRSKESKDKKNSKAEESKNKDEVDDLQMYKCRSSAFLQEITNANEEFEDIWKFKDDADNPHERYYKDMIEREKMVKIEHEIRNVVDEMMRSELELLQAAFDKDRAHKGKKSKKPQKKVRRGGKKSKKKKEKDLTPDRTTESLFEELVMNGIIKPYPIVKIDDYLGEKCYVGGEWRNEGKEATPCLGDIRQLIKEYCILPLGSEQVRSQTPLVRSVLLTGPAGSGKKFLLKAICSEVGGTLFDLTPANIVGKYPGKSGLIMLIHLVMKVSRLLQPSVIWMDEAEKPFVKKIPKTDKTDPKRLKKDLVKIIKGICPEDRVLFIGTSRTPWDAEQKLLFQCYQKVIQIPRADYGSISLMWKTKLHRAGALSPRLEVSCLSRISDSYTIGTLLSVLDEVLTTKRRLQLRVRALTAQEIAVQLSFREPVYVEHDALAEAWMFKTPLERRKQKALQRLQELQQEAEAAAK; encoded by the exons atggcCAACAAAACCTACAACGACCTTCTCTGCGAAACATCGGAGCTAATCGGTGAGGCCACTCAAGTTGACGAAGCGCTTTTCGAATCCGGTGTAGCTGAAAGATCAACGCTCCAACCGCTTCTGCTCGAACTAAGAGTTAGATACACAATATTGCTTTCAAGGCTGGATGCGGTATACGACCAGATTCTGCAGCCACAAAAGCGCTTAATTGTGaagaggttactggagtcaTGCTTAGGAAGGCTGATAGAAATAAAGCATGACCTTGTGGAGTTGCATCTCAGTGATTTTACTTTTGATGATGACGAG gCACTCAAAAAATTACAAGTAACGCCATACGAAGCGGAACCGTGTATTCCACAATACTTCGTAAgagaaagaaaagaagaaatcaAAAGTAGAAGAGGATTTATAGAAGAAACGCTAAGAAAGCTTGGACATGAGCCAGAAAAGCAAAAACCTTTAGTACTAACCGAGCAGCAAGCGGTGCTAATTATACAAAGCCATGAACGAGCCAGACAGGGAAGGCTAAG AGGACAATTTATGAAAGAAATCCGTCTACTGAAAGAAAAAGGACGAGACCAAAAAGGAGAAATGACGCCGGCTGCAGCAACATCTATTCAAAAAGTTTGGAGAGGATTTATAGCAAGACGGGAAACTAAAAGGAGAAAGAGAGCCGAGCAGCTACTGATAGGAATGGATCTTCCTACATATATGGAGTCAATGGAAATCAAAAAAGCTGAAGAG GTCAAAGACTTCCGTCGTCAGCTACAAGTTCAAAGGGAGAAAGAGTATCAAGAGGCCTTAGAGAAAATTGAAGAGCAACTCCGTATTCAAAACGGTGTAAAGATTAATGAACAAATAGGAGACGAACTAAGGCGTTGGATTAGGGAATACTACGATAGAACTGGAAGGTTCCCGGAATTTCCTTCTGAAGATGCTGGTGGTAGTAGAACTATGTATAGCCGACAAG GTACTGGTGTTGATAGTGATTTAAGCAAATCATCTCCTGTCTCATCAAAAGAATCGAAGAGAAGCAAAGAAAGTAAAGACAAGAAGAACAGCAAAGCAGAAGAGAGCAAGAATAAAGACGAAGTTGATGATTTACAAATGTACAAGTGTCGGAGCTCTGCCTTCCTGCAGGAAATAACAAATGCGAATGAAGA ATTCGAAGATATCTGGAAGTTCAAAGATGATGCTGATAATCCTCACGAGCGATACTATAAAGACATGATAGAAAGAGAAAAGATGGTGAAAATAGAGCATGAGATACGAAATGTAGTGGATGAGATGATGAGAAGTGAATTGGAACTATTACAGGCAGCTTTCGATAAAGATAGAGCACACAAAGGAAAGAAATCTAAGAAACCACAGAAAAAG GTACGGCGTGGAGGTAAGAAGAgtaagaagaaaaaagaaaaagacttAACACCAGACAGAACGACTGAATCACTTTTCGAAGAGTTAGTCATGAATGGTATAATAAAACCCTATCCAATAGTTAAAATTGATGATTATTTGGGAGAAAAGTGCTACGTTGGCGGCGAATGGAGAAATGAAGGAAAAGAAGCGACACCATGTCTTGGAGATATAAGACAGCTGATCAAAGAATATTGTATACTACCATTGGGTTCAGAACAAGTAAGAAGTCAGACCCCGTTAGTACGATCTGTTCTATTAACTG GACCAGCAGGTAGTGGAAAGAAATTTTTACTCAAAGCAATTTGCAGTGAAGTTGGAGGAACACTTTTTGATCTAACTCCAGCCAATATAGTTGGGAAATATCCTGGTAAATCAGGATTGATCATGTTGATCCATTTAGTTATGAAGGTGTCCAGATTGTTACAGCCATCTGTTATTTGGATGGACGAAGCTGAGAAGCCATTTGTAAAGAAAATACCTAAAACTGATAAGACTGATCCGAAAAGATTAAAGAAGGATTTAGTAAAAATTATAAAGG GGATATGTCCGGAAGATAGAGTGTTATTCATTGGAACTTCTAGGACTCCGTGGGACGCTGAACAAAAATTACTATTCCAATGTTACCAGAAAGTGATACAGATTCCCAGAGCTGACTACGGAAGCATATCTTTGATGTGGAAAACAAAACTGCATAGAGCTGGTGCACTATCTCCCAGATTAGAAGTCTCATGTTTATCTAGGATTTCTGACTCTTATACTAttg GTACACTTCTGTCAGTACTAGATGAAGTTCTAACTACGAAGCGACGGCTACAACTCCGAGTACGTGCTTTAACGGCTCAAGAAATTGCTGTACAATTGAGTTTCAGAGAACCGGTCTATGTCGAACAt GATGCTCTAGCAGAGGCCTGGATGTTTAAAACGCCTTTGGAAAGAAGAAAACAGAAAGCCCTGCAGAGACTCCAAGAACTGCAACAGGAGGCAGAAGCTGCTGCCAAGTAG